In a genomic window of Alphaproteobacteria bacterium:
- a CDS encoding universal stress protein produces the protein MTIKSILATLDGGEQTTATLEAALALVKRLGVHADILHVRPDTLTEVPAIGDGMSSDLADALASGGDVRSDLRAKQARAVFDRVLTGSGIEVVAPDAVPPGASVSFIERTGRRHAVMARLGRVHDLILTGLPSDPRDMSHSLTMDALFETGRPVLVLPHQPPASLGKHIAVAWNGSRECARALGGATNFFAFAEQVTVLTAESERTPRSVVPDLVDYLKRHVAKIDTKIIASLGKKHLGGRQLLDAVKDCGADLLVMGAHNAGPLKRLMLGSATHEVLAQSHVPVLMGH, from the coding sequence ATGACGATCAAAAGCATTCTGGCAACCCTGGACGGCGGCGAACAGACCACGGCAACGCTGGAAGCGGCGCTGGCGCTGGTGAAGCGGCTTGGCGTCCATGCCGACATCTTGCATGTGCGCCCCGACACGCTGACCGAGGTTCCGGCCATCGGCGACGGCATGAGTTCCGATCTGGCAGACGCGCTGGCCAGCGGCGGCGATGTCCGTTCCGACCTTAGGGCCAAGCAGGCAAGGGCGGTGTTCGATCGGGTTCTGACAGGCTCGGGCATCGAGGTCGTGGCACCCGATGCCGTGCCGCCGGGCGCTTCGGTTTCCTTCATCGAACGCACCGGCAGGCGGCATGCCGTGATGGCGCGCCTGGGCCGCGTGCATGATCTGATCCTGACCGGACTGCCCTCCGATCCGCGCGACATGTCGCACAGCCTGACCATGGACGCCCTGTTCGAAACCGGGCGTCCGGTGCTGGTGCTCCCCCATCAGCCGCCCGCCAGCCTGGGCAAACATATCGCCGTGGCCTGGAACGGCAGCCGCGAATGCGCGCGCGCCCTGGGCGGGGCCACCAATTTCTTCGCCTTCGCCGAACAGGTGACGGTGCTGACCGCCGAAAGCGAGCGCACGCCGCGCTCGGTGGTGCCGGATCTGGTCGATTATCTCAAGCGGCATGTTGCCAAGATCGACACCAAAATCATCGCCAGCCTGGGCAAGAAGCATCTGGGTGGTCGCCAATTGCTGGACGCGGTCAAGGATTGCGGGGCCGATCTATTGGTCATGGGGGCGCATAACGCAGGCCCCCTGAAGCGCTTGATGCTGGGCAGCGCCACCCACGAGGTTCTGGCCCAATCCCATGTGCCGGTTTTGATGGGCCATTGA
- a CDS encoding outer membrane lipoprotein carrier protein LolA, whose translation MNRRPFLFAALAAGFLLFQSVPLARAASVKAKPASLTESQKAEVSRAETYLNDMRTLKARFLQSAPDGSFAQGTFYLSRPGKLRLEYDPPSPMLIIGTGHLLVYHDTQLKQTSQMPIDSSPAGILVRQKIELTGGDVTVTDFAQKSGLAHITLAQTDDPQAGSITLIFTREPYQLRQWIVRDPQGQFTTITLSDAHPGIAMDQKLFVFNDPNEASPYQRNLQ comes from the coding sequence ATGAATCGCCGCCCCTTCCTGTTTGCAGCCCTTGCCGCTGGCTTTTTGCTGTTCCAGTCCGTCCCCTTGGCCCGCGCCGCAAGCGTCAAGGCCAAACCCGCCAGCCTGACCGAAAGCCAGAAAGCGGAAGTAAGCCGCGCCGAGACTTATCTGAACGATATGCGCACGCTCAAAGCGCGCTTCTTGCAATCGGCCCCGGACGGCAGCTTTGCCCAGGGCACTTTCTATCTGTCGCGTCCCGGCAAGCTGCGTTTGGAATATGATCCGCCCAGCCCGATGCTGATCATCGGCACCGGCCATCTGCTGGTCTATCACGACACCCAGTTGAAGCAGACCTCACAAATGCCCATCGATTCCAGCCCGGCGGGCATTCTGGTGCGCCAGAAAATCGAGCTGACGGGGGGCGACGTCACCGTCACCGATTTTGCCCAGAAAAGCGGCCTTGCGCACATCACCCTGGCCCAGACCGACGATCCGCAAGCGGGCAGCATTACCCTGATTTTCACCCGCGAACCTTATCAACTGCGCCAATGGATCGTTCGCGACCCGCAGGGCCAGTTTACCACCATCACCCTTTCCGACGCCCATCCGGGCATCGCCATGGATCAAAAACTGTTTGTTTTCAATGATCCGAATGAGGCTTCGCCCTACCAGCGAAACCTACAGTAG
- a CDS encoding fumarylacetoacetate hydrolase family protein has product MGFVFSPPVQPSVPVAGTKDLFPVRRIWCVARNYAAHAREMGANPDQEPPFFFAKPADAVVMNGAVLAYPSATANLHHEAELVVALKSGGQDLSQDKALDCVFGYAPGIDLTRRDLQEQAKKAGRPWDVAKGFDHSAPIGVLRPASQIGHPAKGSITLSVNGQMRQSGDLSDMIWPVADVLAHLSKLVRLEAGDLIFTGTPEGVGPLVKGDHAQVVIEGVGSLDITIAP; this is encoded by the coding sequence ATGGGTTTCGTCTTTTCGCCGCCTGTTCAGCCTTCGGTGCCGGTCGCTGGAACCAAAGATCTGTTTCCCGTGCGCCGCATCTGGTGCGTGGCGCGCAATTACGCGGCGCATGCCCGCGAGATGGGGGCGAACCCCGACCAGGAGCCGCCCTTCTTTTTCGCCAAGCCCGCCGACGCCGTGGTGATGAACGGGGCCGTGCTTGCCTATCCCAGTGCCACTGCCAATCTGCACCACGAGGCCGAGCTGGTGGTGGCTCTGAAATCTGGCGGCCAGGACTTGTCGCAAGACAAGGCGCTAGATTGCGTGTTCGGTTATGCGCCAGGCATCGATCTGACGCGCCGCGATCTTCAAGAACAAGCCAAGAAGGCGGGCAGGCCCTGGGACGTCGCCAAGGGCTTCGACCATTCCGCCCCCATCGGCGTCCTGCGTCCGGCCAGCCAGATCGGCCACCCCGCCAAGGGTTCCATCACGCTTAGCGTGAACGGCCAGATGCGCCAGTCGGGCGATCTGTCCGACATGATCTGGCCGGTGGCGGACGTGCTGGCCCATTTGTCCAAGCTGGTCCGCCTTGAGGCGGGCGACCTGATCTTCACCGGCACGCCCGAAGGCGTGGGGCCGCTGGTCAAGGGCGATCATGCCCAGGTCGTGATCGAGGGCGTGGGGTCGCTGGACATAACGATTGCACCCTAA
- a CDS encoding exodeoxyribonuclease III, with amino-acid sequence MRLVTWNINSVRLRLPLLERLAHEVNPDVICLQETKVEDHLFPKDAIAELGFPHQAFAGQKSYNGVAVLSKRPILSSRVQNWCGRVDCRHLIVSLDGGVELHNIYIPAGGDLPDPEANDKFAHKLSFLEELAQWYGSAYASSDKLILVGDFNVAPLENDVWSHKQMLKIISHTPGEVLRLNRFQDSLGFIDAPRHFVPPDLKLYTWWSYRAADWAASDRGRRLDHIWVTPPLKSALAGSMVVREARSWPQPSDHVPLIVDFYSDEMFSR; translated from the coding sequence ATGCGTCTGGTTACTTGGAACATCAATTCGGTGCGCTTGCGCTTGCCGCTGCTTGAGCGACTGGCGCATGAGGTCAATCCCGACGTGATCTGCCTTCAAGAAACCAAGGTCGAAGACCATCTGTTTCCCAAGGACGCCATCGCTGAACTTGGCTTTCCTCATCAGGCTTTCGCTGGCCAAAAAAGCTATAACGGCGTGGCGGTGCTCTCGAAGCGGCCCATCCTGTCCAGCCGGGTCCAAAATTGGTGCGGGCGCGTTGATTGCCGCCATCTGATCGTTTCGCTCGATGGCGGCGTCGAGTTGCACAACATCTATATTCCGGCGGGCGGCGATCTGCCCGATCCGGAGGCGAACGACAAATTCGCCCACAAACTGTCATTTCTGGAAGAGCTGGCCCAATGGTACGGATCGGCCTATGCGTCCAGCGACAAGCTGATCTTGGTGGGTGATTTCAATGTCGCCCCGCTCGAAAACGATGTTTGGTCGCACAAGCAGATGCTGAAAATCATCAGCCATACGCCGGGCGAGGTCCTGCGCCTGAACCGTTTCCAAGACTCGTTGGGCTTCATCGACGCGCCAAGGCATTTCGTGCCGCCGGATCTGAAACTTTACACTTGGTGGAGCTATCGGGCGGCCGACTGGGCGGCCTCGGATCGCGGACGGCGCCTCGATCACATTTGGGTGACGCCGCCCCTCAAAAGCGCCCTGGCGGGATCGATGGTGGTGCGCGAGGCCAGAAGCTGGCCGCAGCCTTCCGACCATGTGCCGCTGATCGTCGATTTCTATTCGGACGAAATGTTCAGCCGATAG
- a CDS encoding response regulator transcription factor — MKLRLLLISDEPLFRQALAAQLEPLGFACTGEAGSERFDAVLLDGLQTVDPGLGPVLRLVAPGCEPGCDEAYLVKPVRLAQLAEALQQTARRGHDERSYRIGPWLLDVGAGILIGGSERQRLTGKEAAILVYLCDHDGFAARDELLENVWGYGSGISTHTLETHIYRLRQKIETDPANPVYLLTEDGGYRLNISSE; from the coding sequence ATGAAATTGCGACTTTTGCTGATTTCCGACGAACCCTTGTTCCGCCAGGCCCTGGCCGCCCAGCTGGAACCGCTGGGCTTTGCCTGCACTGGCGAGGCGGGTTCCGAGCGTTTCGACGCCGTTCTGCTGGATGGCCTGCAGACGGTCGATCCGGGGCTGGGTCCTGTCCTGCGGCTGGTAGCGCCCGGCTGCGAGCCGGGTTGCGACGAAGCCTATCTGGTCAAGCCGGTGCGCCTAGCCCAATTGGCCGAGGCCTTGCAGCAAACGGCTAGGCGCGGCCATGACGAGCGCAGCTATCGGATCGGCCCCTGGCTGCTGGATGTCGGGGCGGGGATTCTGATCGGCGGGTCCGAACGTCAAAGGCTGACCGGCAAGGAGGCGGCCATTCTGGTCTATCTGTGCGATCACGATGGATTTGCCGCCAGGGACGAACTTTTGGAAAATGTCTGGGGCTATGGCTCGGGCATCAGCACGCATACGCTGGAAACCCACATCTACCGCCTGCGCCAGAAGATCGAGACCGATCCCGCCAATCCCGTCTATCTTCTGACCGAGGATGGCGGCTATCGGCTGAACATTTCGTCCGAATAG
- the ribA gene encoding GTP cyclohydrolase II yields the protein MTHALERPSDTMSASPCLRQVDRALSELRRGGLVILLGENGESGLVLAAEAVTQQALQQLRQLAASRPVLAITNRRAEVLGLGSAQSEAVSLTLDDGADAEFVQSIADPLAPRPIATRPMGLAPADGACCAGAAVRLAKLARLLPAALMAPLPQEGQREALAKSHDLLTVTVADILAYPETAARSMRQVAWARVPLESELETKILAFRPADGGIEHLAILIGNPDVSQPVLVRLHSECFTGDLLGSLRCDCGDQLRGAIAEIAKTGGGALLYLAQEGRGIGLVNKLRAYRLQDAGLDTLDANGELGFEDDERVYLPAAEMLRQLGFSSVRLLTNNPLKVKALAKHGIDVAERVPHVFPSNGHNEFYLRTKADKAGHLF from the coding sequence ATGACCCACGCCTTGGAACGCCCCTCTGACACAATGTCGGCCTCACCCTGCCTGCGCCAGGTGGATCGGGCGCTGTCGGAACTGCGCCGGGGCGGCCTTGTGATCTTGTTAGGCGAGAATGGCGAGTCCGGCCTGGTCCTGGCCGCCGAGGCCGTTACCCAACAGGCTTTGCAGCAACTGAGGCAACTGGCCGCCAGCCGCCCGGTTCTGGCCATCACCAATCGCCGGGCCGAGGTTCTGGGCCTGGGCAGCGCCCAATCAGAGGCCGTTTCCCTGACCCTCGATGACGGGGCGGATGCGGAATTCGTGCAATCCATCGCCGACCCTTTGGCGCCGCGCCCCATTGCCACCCGCCCGATGGGCCTAGCCCCGGCTGACGGCGCCTGCTGCGCCGGCGCCGCCGTTCGTCTGGCCAAGCTGGCCCGCCTTCTGCCCGCCGCCCTGATGGCCCCTCTGCCGCAGGAAGGCCAGCGCGAAGCCCTGGCCAAAAGCCACGACCTGCTGACCGTGACCGTGGCCGACATCCTGGCCTATCCGGAAACCGCGGCGCGCTCGATGCGCCAAGTCGCCTGGGCGCGCGTGCCGCTTGAATCCGAACTGGAAACCAAGATCCTGGCCTTTCGCCCCGCCGATGGCGGCATCGAACATCTGGCCATTCTGATCGGCAACCCGGATGTTTCGCAGCCGGTCCTGGTGCGCCTGCATTCGGAATGTTTCACCGGCGATCTGCTGGGCAGCCTGCGCTGCGATTGCGGCGACCAGCTGCGCGGCGCCATCGCCGAAATCGCCAAGACGGGCGGCGGCGCGTTGCTTTATCTGGCCCAGGAAGGCCGCGGCATCGGTTTGGTCAACAAGTTGCGCGCCTACCGGCTTCAGGACGCGGGCCTGGACACACTGGACGCCAATGGCGAACTGGGATTCGAAGATGACGAGCGCGTCTACCTGCCTGCCGCCGAAATGCTGCGCCAGCTTGGCTTTTCCAGCGTTCGCCTGCTGACCAACAATCCCCTGAAGGTCAAGGCGTTGGCCAAGCACGGCATCGACGTCGCCGAGCGCGTGCCGCATGTTTTTCCCTCGAACGGCCATAACGAATTCTATCTGCGCACCAAGGCGGACAAGGCCGGGCATCTTTTTTAA
- a CDS encoding L,D-transpeptidase family protein, translating into MILTVSPEGTLVVPNIANFRCALGRSGVSTAKREGDGATPAGRFPLRRVFFRPDRLDPPLTRLPVLALHPDDGWCDDPGHLDYNRPVRLPFAASHEKMWREDALYDLGAVLGHNDAPPVPYLGSAIFLHVAKPDYAPTEGCVALALDDLRSLLLRAEPGDCLDIQAE; encoded by the coding sequence ATGATCCTGACCGTTTCGCCTGAAGGAACCCTGGTCGTCCCGAACATCGCCAACTTTAGATGCGCCTTGGGAAGATCCGGCGTTTCGACGGCGAAGCGCGAGGGCGATGGAGCCACGCCCGCAGGCCGCTTTCCCTTGCGCCGCGTCTTTTTTCGCCCTGACCGGCTTGATCCGCCGCTGACCCGCCTGCCCGTTCTGGCCCTGCATCCTGACGATGGCTGGTGCGACGACCCCGGCCATCTTGATTACAACCGGCCCGTCCGCCTGCCTTTCGCCGCCTCGCACGAGAAGATGTGGCGCGAGGATGCGCTATATGACCTGGGAGCCGTGCTGGGCCATAATGACGCGCCGCCCGTGCCCTATCTGGGCAGCGCCATCTTCTTGCATGTGGCCAAGCCCGATTACGCGCCCACTGAAGGCTGCGTCGCCTTGGCGCTGGACGATTTGCGATCGTTGCTGTTGCGCGCCGAGCCGGGCGATTGCCTGGACATTCAAGCCGAGTAA
- a CDS encoding YggS family pyridoxal phosphate-dependent enzyme, producing MNNDVQQHLAEVQDRIAAALRQAGRPEGDVTLVAVSKTHESERILPALQAGHRVFGENRVQEAKAKWPALQEAFQDVELHLIGPLQTNKVKDAVALFDVIESLDRPSLAEALTKEMARQNRRPVCLIQVNSGAEPQKAGVALQDAEAFIEDCKTKWGLPVAGLMCIPPVGCDPVAHFEILRALAARHGLHILSMGMSDDFAQAIACGATHVRIGTAIFGRRDYSA from the coding sequence ATGAACAATGACGTACAACAGCATCTGGCGGAAGTTCAAGACCGCATCGCCGCTGCCTTGCGACAGGCGGGCCGCCCTGAGGGCGACGTCACCCTGGTGGCGGTCAGCAAGACGCACGAGTCCGAGCGCATCCTGCCCGCCCTGCAGGCCGGGCATCGGGTGTTTGGCGAGAACCGCGTGCAGGAAGCCAAGGCGAAATGGCCCGCCTTGCAGGAAGCGTTTCAGGACGTGGAATTGCATCTGATCGGACCCTTGCAGACCAACAAGGTCAAGGACGCCGTGGCGCTGTTCGACGTAATCGAAAGCCTTGACCGCCCTTCCTTGGCCGAGGCCCTGACCAAGGAAATGGCGCGGCAAAATCGTCGTCCCGTTTGCCTGATTCAGGTCAATAGCGGGGCCGAGCCGCAAAAGGCGGGCGTTGCTTTGCAAGACGCCGAGGCTTTCATCGAAGACTGCAAAACGAAATGGGGCCTGCCGGTGGCGGGGCTGATGTGCATTCCGCCGGTGGGCTGCGATCCCGTGGCGCATTTTGAAATCTTGCGCGCTTTGGCGGCGCGCCACGGCCTGCATATTCTTTCCATGGGCATGAGCGATGATTTCGCCCAGGCCATCGCCTGCGGTGCTACCCATGTGCGCATCGGAACGGCCATTTTTGGCAGGCGCGATTACTCGGCTTGA
- a CDS encoding tetratricopeptide repeat protein has protein sequence MTQPSFAPIVQLYQSGQHALAAAQCRSLLSVNPKHPDANHLLGVILLQGGHVPDAVSHLEAAVQARRSNHDAQMLLGQALGMSGQLEAALRCFEKVVRAQPDNLPALYNLGLSQAYLGRHEASRQIFAKLLAKDSKNVDYWVGQGNALAALGESDRATDSFAKANSLARGHPDLLERLAMTYLSSRRFEEAAAIARQALSIRPLPRLRAILGHALYVLEAFDSAEIELRSAVHDQPNDTQTRTLLASLLRRVGKLDEAHDMLADLVKLVPTTRLNFSLCLKDMGRLEEALAQADAALALNQGNPDMRHCRAQLLLQAGQLEEGWREYAARFDTVIDPVARLNFSFPPLSPGDDPAKETVLVWPEQSIGAQITFVSALPDLIDRAGAVELMTFPKLVPLFSRSFPKARVFASQHETKASRHMPSGDLFSMFRRKIESFPKAPYLVSDPDKVASISSRLDSFGPGLKVGIGWRSTSVNRERQKHFFSSLLQLGPILSVLGVVFVNFQPKSEPQELDEARRAFGCRIENFEDIDLFDDLDTTAALSSALDLVVSNGSANAFLAAALGTPVWMFFLADAHWDKLGSDHIPWLPSLVPVERLWNESWDSAVKRIADALDSSVRNHSLIAPQAASPLRMPL, from the coding sequence ATGACGCAGCCCTCTTTTGCGCCGATTGTTCAGCTGTATCAGTCTGGCCAGCACGCCCTGGCGGCGGCGCAATGCCGCTCCCTTTTATCGGTCAATCCGAAGCACCCAGACGCCAATCATCTGTTGGGCGTCATTTTGCTTCAAGGCGGCCATGTGCCTGATGCCGTGTCCCATCTTGAGGCCGCCGTCCAGGCGCGTCGATCGAACCACGATGCGCAGATGTTGCTAGGCCAGGCGCTAGGCATGAGCGGGCAGCTTGAAGCCGCTTTGCGCTGCTTCGAGAAGGTTGTCCGCGCACAGCCCGACAATTTGCCTGCACTCTACAATCTTGGTCTTTCTCAGGCCTATCTTGGCAGACACGAAGCGTCGCGCCAGATCTTTGCCAAGCTGTTGGCCAAGGATTCCAAGAATGTCGACTATTGGGTCGGTCAGGGCAATGCGCTCGCAGCGCTGGGCGAATCAGATCGGGCAACTGACAGTTTTGCCAAGGCCAATTCCTTGGCGCGGGGCCACCCCGATCTGTTGGAACGCCTTGCCATGACCTATCTGAGCAGCCGCAGATTTGAGGAGGCGGCAGCCATTGCCAGACAGGCCTTGTCCATCAGGCCCCTGCCCCGCTTGCGCGCCATTCTTGGTCACGCCCTGTATGTGCTTGAGGCATTCGATTCGGCAGAGATTGAGCTGCGCTCCGCCGTCCATGATCAGCCAAACGATACCCAAACACGCACCTTGCTTGCCTCGTTGCTGCGCCGCGTCGGCAAGTTGGACGAGGCGCACGACATGCTTGCCGATTTGGTCAAACTGGTTCCCACCACCCGTTTGAATTTCAGCTTGTGCCTTAAGGATATGGGGCGGCTTGAGGAAGCTCTTGCCCAGGCCGATGCGGCCCTGGCATTGAATCAAGGCAATCCGGATATGCGCCACTGCAGGGCGCAACTTCTTCTTCAGGCAGGGCAATTGGAGGAGGGCTGGCGGGAATATGCCGCCCGTTTTGACACCGTCATTGATCCGGTTGCAAGATTGAATTTTTCATTTCCCCCTTTGTCGCCAGGCGATGATCCGGCAAAGGAGACCGTTCTAGTCTGGCCTGAGCAGAGCATCGGTGCGCAAATCACCTTCGTCTCTGCTCTTCCCGATTTGATTGACCGTGCGGGCGCGGTCGAGTTGATGACATTCCCCAAGCTGGTTCCCCTTTTCAGCCGGTCATTTCCCAAGGCCCGCGTGTTTGCCAGCCAGCATGAAACCAAGGCTAGTCGGCATATGCCAAGCGGCGACCTGTTTTCCATGTTCCGTCGCAAGATCGAGAGTTTTCCGAAAGCGCCCTATCTCGTTTCAGATCCAGACAAGGTAGCCAGTATCAGCTCTAGGCTTGACTCTTTTGGCCCTGGATTGAAAGTGGGCATCGGTTGGCGTAGCACCTCTGTTAACCGCGAGCGCCAGAAGCATTTCTTTTCTTCTCTCTTGCAGTTGGGTCCTATCCTCTCTGTTTTGGGTGTTGTCTTTGTCAATTTCCAACCCAAGTCGGAGCCTCAAGAATTGGACGAGGCGCGCAGGGCTTTCGGGTGCCGGATAGAGAATTTCGAAGACATCGACCTCTTTGACGACCTGGACACCACGGCAGCCCTTTCCTCCGCGCTTGATCTTGTCGTTAGCAATGGTTCCGCCAACGCGTTTCTGGCGGCCGCTCTTGGAACCCCGGTATGGATGTTTTTCTTAGCCGATGCGCATTGGGACAAGCTAGGCAGCGATCATATTCCCTGGTTGCCATCCCTGGTTCCTGTTGAGAGACTATGGAACGAGAGCTGGGATTCGGCTGTCAAGCGTATCGCCGACGCGTTGGATTCAAGCGTCAGGAATCACTCTTTGATAGCCCCGCAAGCCGCTTCGCCGCTTAGAATGCCGCTCTGA
- a CDS encoding tetratricopeptide repeat protein, which yields MDRKIRRAGKATSKTQAKMSPFLVQAMQLHQAGQLAQAEAAYRTALAQNDKNADALYLLGVLCAQKGAFADAEQLLKQTTGLRPLFPDAWYNLATLYLQTTRQAEAEAALKACLKQQPQHVGALWNLGSLYYEIGKPLEAEPLFTRYVKLRPDHFEARLALATIFSKQHRYGDAATEAQAALKIRNDPTANALLGHALYMLNDLDAAEAHLQRAIEDFPDQVVYRTLMATLLSRIGDFSNSAKLFESLLREFPNDPYVLFNHGTMLVHMGQADKGLEQVELANALKPNDPGILTSRGMIFLQMGRLEEGWRDFRFRFDSNQRDARRQNFKFPAFDDKDQLADHSILLWPEQGVGDQITYASAISDVIKDTREVEILSVPKLATLFKRSFPNARIITDPGRSRASRHMPLGELFSRYRPSLSAFLGRGAYLTPDPSAVMQFKKRLELLGPGLKVGIGWRSTSVNRERLRHFFPSLLPWAPILKVPGVIFINCQPNIAPHELDEARQAFGCRIENFADVDLFDDLDASAALSAALDLLICNGSAGAFLAAAVDTPVWMFYASDAHWDRLGTMSIPWLPSLIPVERLWNEGWDLAVGRIAEALGESARLGHLVNPASASPLRTHS from the coding sequence ATGGATAGGAAGATTCGCAGGGCCGGTAAGGCGACATCAAAGACCCAGGCGAAGATGTCGCCCTTTCTGGTTCAGGCCATGCAACTGCATCAGGCAGGTCAACTTGCCCAGGCTGAAGCCGCTTATCGCACAGCCCTAGCCCAGAATGACAAGAACGCCGACGCGCTTTATTTGCTTGGCGTATTGTGCGCCCAGAAGGGCGCTTTCGCCGATGCCGAGCAACTGCTGAAACAGACCACCGGATTGCGGCCCTTGTTTCCCGACGCCTGGTACAATCTGGCTACGCTTTATCTTCAAACCACGCGACAGGCCGAGGCCGAAGCGGCGCTGAAAGCCTGCCTTAAGCAACAGCCGCAACATGTGGGCGCGTTGTGGAATTTGGGCAGTCTTTATTATGAAATTGGCAAGCCGCTCGAGGCGGAGCCGCTGTTCACAAGATACGTGAAGCTGAGGCCGGATCATTTTGAAGCACGGCTTGCCTTGGCGACGATTTTTTCTAAGCAGCACCGCTATGGCGATGCCGCAACCGAAGCCCAGGCTGCGCTCAAAATTCGCAATGACCCCACCGCGAATGCCCTGCTTGGCCATGCGCTTTATATGCTGAACGATCTTGATGCCGCAGAGGCGCATCTGCAAAGGGCCATTGAGGACTTTCCAGATCAAGTCGTCTACCGCACGCTGATGGCCACCCTTCTCAGCCGGATTGGCGACTTCTCAAATTCCGCCAAGTTGTTTGAATCATTGCTGCGCGAGTTTCCTAACGACCCCTATGTGCTTTTCAATCATGGCACCATGCTTGTCCATATGGGACAAGCAGATAAGGGCCTTGAGCAGGTCGAGCTGGCTAATGCCTTGAAGCCGAACGATCCCGGCATTCTGACCAGTCGTGGCATGATTTTTCTGCAAATGGGTAGGCTTGAGGAAGGCTGGCGCGACTTTCGTTTTCGGTTTGATTCCAACCAAAGAGATGCCAGACGCCAAAATTTTAAGTTCCCGGCCTTTGACGACAAGGATCAACTGGCCGATCATTCCATATTGCTCTGGCCCGAACAGGGCGTTGGCGACCAGATTACCTATGCTTCAGCCATTTCAGACGTGATCAAGGATACGCGCGAAGTCGAAATTCTTTCCGTACCCAAGCTGGCCACCTTGTTCAAACGCAGTTTTCCGAATGCGCGCATCATTACTGACCCTGGCCGCAGCCGGGCGTCGCGCCACATGCCGCTTGGCGAGCTATTTTCACGCTATCGCCCCAGCCTGTCCGCATTTTTGGGCCGAGGCGCCTATTTGACCCCCGACCCCTCTGCCGTCATGCAGTTCAAGAAGCGTCTGGAACTGCTTGGGCCAGGCCTGAAGGTCGGCATCGGCTGGCGAAGCACATCGGTCAATCGTGAAAGACTGAGACATTTCTTCCCTTCTTTGCTGCCCTGGGCCCCGATCTTGAAAGTTCCGGGGGTCATTTTCATTAATTGCCAGCCCAATATCGCGCCTCATGAGCTTGATGAGGCGAGGCAGGCCTTTGGTTGCCGAATTGAAAATTTTGCCGATGTCGATCTGTTCGACGATCTGGATGCATCTGCCGCATTAAGCGCAGCTCTTGACCTGCTGATTTGCAATGGCTCGGCGGGCGCATTTCTGGCAGCGGCCGTCGATACGCCGGTTTGGATGTTTTACGCTTCCGATGCCCATTGGGACAGATTGGGCACGATGTCCATTCCCTGGCTGCCTTCCCTGATCCCTGTAGAACGGCTTTGGAACGAAGGCTGGGATTTGGCTGTAGGGCGCATCGCCGAGGCGCTGGGTGAAAGTGCGCGACTGGGGCATTTGGTCAACCCGGCAAGCGCCTCTCCGCTAAGAACGCATTCGTGA
- a CDS encoding thiamine phosphate synthase, translating to MTISWTDTGLVGPVNTVFGKPVLVLMTDRRLADPLSAVAKLPRGSWVILRFEDAASPPSYAVALRGLCRLRRLRFLVAGNHRLAAKLKADGLHMSERQAQSACLSASLSWLANKKPRRLLSVAAHSSLGLARAACIKADAAILSPVFATSSHPDARPLGLIKFRNLSRAAKLRVIALGGVTMQSARQLRSARIVGLAGVSMFEV from the coding sequence GTGACAATTTCTTGGACTGACACAGGACTGGTGGGGCCAGTCAATACCGTCTTTGGCAAGCCTGTTCTTGTTTTGATGACAGATCGCCGCCTTGCAGACCCCTTGTCAGCAGTTGCAAAGCTGCCGCGTGGATCCTGGGTTATTTTGCGTTTTGAAGATGCGGCGTCTCCACCGTCTTATGCCGTCGCTCTGCGCGGACTTTGCCGACTGCGCAGACTTCGATTTCTGGTTGCTGGAAATCATAGATTGGCCGCAAAGCTGAAGGCAGACGGTCTGCACATGTCAGAGCGCCAGGCGCAATCAGCCTGCCTATCTGCGTCGCTAAGTTGGCTTGCCAACAAAAAGCCCCGGCGATTGTTGAGCGTTGCCGCTCATTCTTCACTGGGATTGGCGCGAGCCGCATGTATCAAGGCCGATGCGGCGATTTTATCGCCAGTCTTTGCAACAAGCAGCCACCCAGATGCTAGGCCGCTCGGCTTGATCAAATTTCGCAACCTGTCCAGGGCGGCCAAACTCCGCGTGATTGCCCTGGGAGGCGTCACGATGCAATCCGCTAGGCAACTGAGGAGTGCCCGGATTGTCGGCCTAGCAGGCGTTTCTATGTTTGAGGTTTAG